Below is a genomic region from Methanococcus vannielii SB.
TTTTAATGTTGAACTTTAGAATATTGCCGGTAATTTATATGGTAAATTTGCATATGTAATTAGATCGGCAAATTAATCAGATGCTTATCGATCCCATTTTTTATAATTTATCAATAACACGTCAAATTTCATTTTTTTGCTTTAGATTATTTTTCGACTTTAAAATTATACCTAGATCGGGATTTTGGGAATATATTAACAAAAAATTTTTAAAAACGTAATTGAGGGGTAATTTATGGTAAATTTTGCAACACATGGGTGGGTAAACGGACATTTTTGTTCTACAATTTTTTACTACTACCCAATAAGATCATTTTCAAATACTAATGAATTAAATTCAAAAATAAGAAATAAAATATATGATTTTAAAGAGGGTCGTAATCCAAACGAAATTGGTGAACTTGTGTCAAGCGCATTAATTAGTACGTTTGGAAAAGATAAGTTAAGAAATTGTACTTTTGTTACGGTTCCTGCATCATCCGTATTGAGGACAGAAAAAAGATGTAAATCATTTTCTAAGATAGTTTCTTCAATTACTGGAATGGAAAATGGATATAATTTTGTAAAACGGTGTAAGGACTCAAAACCAAAACATATTACAGGATGCGAATCAGAAAATTATTATTCATTGTTCATTGAAAAGAACTTAGTTATGAATAAACGAATAATTCTTTTCGATGATATAATTACATCAGGGAAAACTATTGATTTTATTTCTAAACGTTTAAAATGGTACTGTAAAAGCGTTGATGTAGTTGGTTTGGGAAAAACCGTTTCAAGAGGTAGTAATGAATACCTAAATCAGAACTGCTTGGGCAACGCATTAGTGAGGGCAAAATATGGTTTATGATTTAATCGAATATATCGTTTTTTCAATAATATATTCTGAAATTGAAAAGCGTGGAAAATACAGTATTCAAACGTATTCGGCTTCAGCCCTTCAAAACATGTTTAAAACGTCTCTTGAATCAAATACAAACATTTTTAAGTGTACTAATGAAGAATTGGCCATTTTAATGGATAAAATAATGAATAATTTAAAAGAATCACAAAAATCGAAAGTTTTGGAAATTTATAGACTACTTGAAAATTCAAAAATTAAAAATAAACTCTTTAAACGAGCGTTAGAAGAATATTCTATGTGTATTGAAAACAAAATCTCATTAATGCCATATGAATCTTTAAATTATCCTGAAAAATTAAGAAATATTAAAGATTCACCGTTTTTATTATACTACATCGGAAATTTCCCTGTTGAAAAAGATTTAGAAAAGTCCATTGCAATTGTTGGTTCAAGAGATTCTGTAAAATTATCAGAAGATATTTCGTACAATACTGCTTTTGAACTATCTAAATCAAAAATATGGAACATTAGTGGACTTGCACTTGGCATTGACTCTTTTGGACACTTGGGTTCAATCGATTCAGAGGGATATACTGGTGCAGTTTTAGGTCAGGGGCTTTTAGATCCGATTTTTCCAAAAGAAAATATGGAACTATCCGAAAAAATTTTGAAAATGGGCGGATTTTTGGTTTCAGAACTTCCACCATCAACTAAAATCGATGGAATTTTTTTAATATTAAGGGATAGACTTCAAAGTGCATTGACTGACTCAGTATTTGTGGTTCAGACTGGAAAAAAAGGAGGAACGTTAAATACCGTTAATTATGCAGTTAATCAAAGTAAAACAGTATATGTTTTTGAACCTACGGAAATTTTAGATGGATTTGAAGGTAATTTAATACTTTTAAATAAATTAGAAATCCCTGAAAAATTTAAGGTTTCGAAAAAAAACATTGAAAAAATAAAATCGGTAAAAAATGTTTTAGAACTTAAAAAAGAAGTGGGTTTGGTATGTTTTAAGGTACAGATTACAATGGATGAATATTTTTGTTAAAATTTAAAAAATACCGTTAATTATGAGCACATTTTATTTATCAGTTTGGATTATTTAAATTTAATGATCTTTAAAAAGTCAGTTTTTTGTAGCGTTTTCATATATATTTTAGAGGTGATAATTTGAAGTTATACCCGATTTAATTAATTTATTTAATATAAGGTATTTAATTTACAAGTCTTTTGCATCAAACTTATTGGAATTAGAAAAAAAGGTTAAAATACAGGATAGTTGGATTATTAAGTCCAACCAATGTTTAAAGTAAGTAATAAAAAGGAGCTTGATTATATGTGATTTGTTGACATGCTTGGACTATTCAACTAGTATAATTGCAAAAAATATCTAATGAAGTATATATTATGCTTTCAGGAATTCCATTTAGAATAAAGTAAATAATAAAATCAATAAAAAATAATTAAATAGTTTCTACTTCTGCATTTGTAATTTCAGATATTTTATCTAAGTATGATATTGAAGGGTCAATTATACTTTTATTTCGGATATCATATATTTTAAAAGAAATTTTCCGCTTTTGTATGGCTTTTGAAAGTTCTTCTATTTCATATTTTATATTTTCCTTAAGAGGCACGTTTGCTTTTCCATCGCTTATTAGTATAAATTCAACAGTGCACTTTTTATTTTTATCTTTAAACTGTTTAAATACTTTCAATGCAGTTTTCAGTGCTGCAGAAAGGGGTGTTTTACCACCTGTTTTTAAAGAATTTAACTGGGCCTTAATTAAACTATATTTTTTTGTGAATGGCGATAAAACTAGAGCTTCACGTCCCCTAAATGTTACTACTGATAAATATTCCCGTTTAACGTATGAATCATCAGTATATTTATCTACTATCCCTTTTGCAATACCTACTCTTTTTGAAATGCCCATGCTTCCACTTAAATCAAGTAAAATTACTGAAAGCTTTGGAATCCTATTTTTTCTAATTTTTACCTTATAATCACTTTCTAAAAGGGCATATCGGTTTTGATTTAAAATTGCACTATTTATTGTAGAAATTAGGTCTATATCTTCTAAGTGTTCTGGTTTTGATAGTTCTGCATATGCGACATGGTAACCTTTTTTAGAACCTACTTCGGATATCCTTACTTTTTTAGAGCCATTATAGTTTTGAAAAGTGTTTTTTTCAACTTCTGATTTTTTTGAAACTATTTTTTTATCAAAATCTTCTATTTCGAAGTTTAATTCTTTAGATGAAGTTTCTTTTTCGCTCAAGCCATTATTTTTTTCACTATTGTTTTTACCATCTAGTGGTGATGTCGTTTGTGGATTTGATTCCGTTTTTTTTTAGATTCTTCATCAATTTCTTCACTTTCTTCATTTTTCATAGATTCAGAAGGAGGATTCCCACCTCGATTAGATACCCTATGGGCCAGTGCAAGATCCATGGCCGTTTTTAAATCTTCTAAAACGACTTCAAGTCTCCCATCAAGTGCTGCAATAGCTTTTGCAGTTTTTATTGTGGTTATTTCTGCACGATGTGTCTTTATACCTAAATGTATTATCGAATCAATTAATAATTTTAAAAGCTCTTCTGGAACTTTTACATCCTTTAATATCCTTTTTGCAGTCGTTATTGAATATGTTAGATTTTTTTCTATTTTTGAATATTTTTCATAAAATAAAACAGGGTCGTTTTGAAATTCTTCAACTCTTTTCAAAACTTCAAGTCTATCTTCTGCTTTGAAAAGTGATTCAATTTCCACATAAAGACCAAATCTATCTAAAAGTTGGGGCCTTAATTCCCCTTCTTCAGGGTTCATGCTTCCAACAAGTACGAACCTTGAAGGATGTTTAAACGACATTCCTTCCCGTTCTATGGTATTCCAGCCCATTGCTGCAGAATCAAGTAATATATCAATAACATAATCGTCAAGCAAATTAACTTCATCAATATATAAAATGTTTCTATTTGCATCTGCTAGGATTCCGGGTTGCAGTACTCTTTTTCCTTCATTTAGTGCTTTTTTAATATCTATTGTTCCAATAAGCCTATCTACAGTTATACTTAAGGGTAGGTCGACTACTTTCATAGCTTTATCAATTACTTCAAATTTAGTTTCAGCTAATCCTTTGTAACAGTTATCACACATTTCAAGGGAATTTCTAGGATTACAATTAAATGGACATTCTAAAACTATTTCATAATTTGGCAATATATAAGAGAGTGACCTTACAAGCGTTGACTTTCCAGCACCTTTATCCCCAGTTAAAAGTACTCCACCAATAGATGGATCAACTGCGCAACAAGTTAATGCTTTCTTTGCTTTTTCTTGTCCCACAATAGCTCCAAATGGGTATATAAATTTCCTAGTCATTTTTTATCACCTTACTGCTATTCCAAAGTTTTTCTAGCTGGGATAATGATTCATTCTGTGCATCTTCATTAAATGAGCTAGTTATTATCTGTCCACCCTGTAATTCTGATTCTCCATCCATTAATTCCTCCAAATCCGCTTCCAAACTAGAATATGCTTCTTTAAGTTTTTCAACTGTTTCTTCATTTGCATTCCATAATCCACGTGTTGAAGCTTCAATTAACCTTCTTGCAATTTCTTCACATGCATAAATATTGTTTTCTTTGAACCATTCTCTCATTTCTTCATCTAAAACATATTTTTCAGTTATTTCATCAAAAACCCAGTCATTAACCATCTTTGTAGTTGCAGACCACCCGTAAAGATGCTGAATTTTCTTTGAAAATTCGTTTGCGCCCCCATACCCATGGACTTTCATTTCAGTAACCCATTTAGGATTTAAAATTTTGGATCTTACAATACGCTCAAATTCCTTTTCAACAGTTCTAACTTCGGAGTTTGAAAGGTCTTTGGTATCAACAATTACTAGATCAACATCAGA
It encodes:
- a CDS encoding phosphoribosyltransferase, whose amino-acid sequence is MVNFATHGWVNGHFCSTIFYYYPIRSFSNTNELNSKIRNKIYDFKEGRNPNEIGELVSSALISTFGKDKLRNCTFVTVPASSVLRTEKRCKSFSKIVSSITGMENGYNFVKRCKDSKPKHITGCESENYYSLFIEKNLVMNKRIILFDDIITSGKTIDFISKRLKWYCKSVDVVGLGKTVSRGSNEYLNQNCLGNALVRAKYGL
- a CDS encoding DNA-processing protein DprA — its product is MVYDLIEYIVFSIIYSEIEKRGKYSIQTYSASALQNMFKTSLESNTNIFKCTNEELAILMDKIMNNLKESQKSKVLEIYRLLENSKIKNKLFKRALEEYSMCIENKISLMPYESLNYPEKLRNIKDSPFLLYYIGNFPVEKDLEKSIAIVGSRDSVKLSEDISYNTAFELSKSKIWNISGLALGIDSFGHLGSIDSEGYTGAVLGQGLLDPIFPKENMELSEKILKMGGFLVSELPPSTKIDGIFLILRDRLQSALTDSVFVVQTGKKGGTLNTVNYAVNQSKTVYVFEPTEILDGFEGNLILLNKLEIPEKFKVSKKNIEKIKSVKNVLELKKEVGLVCFKVQITMDEYFC
- a CDS encoding vWA domain-containing protein, whose protein sequence is MSEKETSSKELNFEIEDFDKKIVSKKSEVEKNTFQNYNGSKKVRISEVGSKKGYHVAYAELSKPEHLEDIDLISTINSAILNQNRYALLESDYKVKIRKNRIPKLSVILLDLSGSMGISKRVGIAKGIVDKYTDDSYVKREYLSVVTFRGREALVLSPFTKKYSLIKAQLNSLKTGGKTPLSAALKTALKVFKQFKDKNKKCTVEFILISDGKANVPLKENIKYEIEELSKAIQKRKISFKIYDIRNKSIIDPSISYLDKISEITNAEVETI
- a CDS encoding ATP-binding protein, giving the protein MTRKFIYPFGAIVGQEKAKKALTCCAVDPSIGGVLLTGDKGAGKSTLVRSLSYILPNYEIVLECPFNCNPRNSLEMCDNCYKGLAETKFEVIDKAMKVVDLPLSITVDRLIGTIDIKKALNEGKRVLQPGILADANRNILYIDEVNLLDDYVIDILLDSAAMGWNTIEREGMSFKHPSRFVLVGSMNPEEGELRPQLLDRFGLYVEIESLFKAEDRLEVLKRVEEFQNDPVLFYEKYSKIEKNLTYSITTAKRILKDVKVPEELLKLLIDSIIHLGIKTHRAEITTIKTAKAIAALDGRLEVVLEDLKTAMDLALAHRVSNRGGNPPSESMKNEESEEIDEESKKKRNQIHKRHHH